A stretch of DNA from Temnothorax longispinosus isolate EJ_2023e chromosome 2, Tlon_JGU_v1, whole genome shotgun sequence:
TCAAACGTAATATATAGAAaccgtaaataattttattataaatatatttattagtacGGTCATTCCATGACTTTATTATGACGTTTCTATGTAATTCATTGTTCGGAACTAGTTCAATCGGTAGAGTATAAAAGTTCTTTGCTGGAATTCGTTGGTAAAACATGGAATCAATACATTTCTGCATCCGCGCACTatgaaagacagagagaaagagacgctTAAAACTGTTGGGAGAGcaagacagagagaaaaattgcGAGGAGACTATTGGAAGAAATGCACCCTCAACTTAACATCTAATAACGATCTCGTTGCGGTACTTACCGGACTCCGAGATGGATGGGCTACCTGCAGACCTATCCGAGTTACTGGAGCTTCCAGTCGAGCTGGTGGACGCCGTGCCCAGGGAGCACTCGGAGATGCTGCGTCGCTTGGACAGCATCGCCGCGGAGGCGGCAGCGGCGACGGAGCCGGTCGGCGCGCTCGTGCTGAGCCCGTGGAGGCCGTGAAGCGCATGAAGGCCATGGAGGCCGGTCTGGTTCGTCAGCTGCTCGAGTCGCCGTCTCAGGAACCTGTGCTCGCGCGACAGCTGTTCCTTGTGTATGTTGTGCTTACGCTCGCGGTCCTCCAGGCTCTGTAACCCAGACGATATGACACGTGGTTAGTATCGTGTAGCTatagcataataataatagtttatggtataatatatgtacgtgcagtttaaaatatagtatacagggtagttgtatatatattatagtatatgtgtaatattaattttaaaaaatatataattagataaatatatatcaatactatatatatttttatattttatagtatatatatatctatatatattatgtactcttatacattttataatatttattgatgatTTAGCGCTTCGGTTTAATGCTGATATGTCGTGAAATGTGAATCTATTCATTGTACATAAAAAGTTTTGGtttaattaactatttatcATCAAATATCTCTCGGTTTCACTTTGTTCTGAGAGCTGCCAATAGGATCGACGCCGGCCGATAATCGGTTTCCTTTGTATTGTATGCGGCATGCTATTTCGTAACGCAACAGCGAGCGCTTACCAAGAAGAGGCCGACCAATTCCGGTGCAAATCACCGAACAGGAAATAATCGAATGCAACTAAATGCGTATTCTACTGTATAGTATTTGATATGCGTAGATTCGACGGCTGTGCGAATTGTGGAagttgaaaatgtaaaattctgaattatctttttttaactccaattttacgattttatttcgaaagtttaaaaaaattttaattttagcatttttgaattttaaatctaaagtCTCTCGAGATTTGAAGTGTATTAACCAGAAATTTTgttcacaaatatatatatatatatatatatatatatatatatatagatattggtcattcctaaaaaaaattttgacgttAAGGCAAAGATTGGCAGATTTTGCGACTGTTAGTTATGTTCCCATAGTGAAAAATTTAGGGCGGTAAGATAACTCAGAATCAACGGCGCTTTAGATATAGGGTGGATGGCACCAGGGTGGAAGTAGCTCCGCGACGAAATCACCTGATCGCGGATTAAGGCTTCACCCGACAGGCGATGTGTCTGTGTGTGCGTGTTTATGGCAGCGCGGTTGACATCACGCGCTCGTAGAAAATTTCCGGGTTTCGTGCTTTCCATTTTACTCGATATGAATTTACAACGGAGATAAAACGAGGCTAAGAAAAGCGTCAAGCGGAGCGTACCCCGCCGTAAAGTCAATCGACCGACCTCAGAAGTGAGACTCGGCTCACTTTTACCATTTACATTGCGCCGGTCGATACTGCTTACTGCTTGTAATATAATCGGCATCGAAATTGTTGCAAtgttttacgtcacgtattaATGGGGAACGTATTCAATCCCatcataaaattgttttacataaaacgGTTTTTCTACGCGTATAGATGAAAAAGTACCGTAGTGACattaaaaagaacaatttCAAAGTCATGAAAAATATGCTAATATCATTTCAATAACGTGAACTAATCGAGTTctattagatttaatattgttGCTAATTTTTCCGCATCTCacacaaaaattgataatacttatttatttaaatatttacgtttGAAAAAGTAAGCTGTCATATCAAgcgcaaaaattaaaaaattgcacatctcatgatcttttattataaataaaaatatttcaagtatCGTTCGACCTATTCTTTACGTCCATTTATCGTTACATATACCTAGCCAAATTTACAGGGATAGGggtgagaaagaaaagaataattagCGACGGAAACGTCTACCGAAGTGTGAAAAGAATCACGAAGGCCAGGCGAAACAGAAAGGAAGAAGTTCAAAGGCGGACAAATGAAGACTTACACGCCGCCAACCTCGCAAAATACGAATCGCTTCAACCCTCCACCTCTGCCCCATCCCTTCCCCCACGTCTTACTTCCTCGCGGGGGAAAGGAGTGTAAACCACCGCTATAGAAACGACACTTTCATGTCTCCTAGTTCCTCTTACCGTTGCCTTCTTAACTTCCATCTATCCTCTTTTCAACCCGCGCTCTCTTTACTCCTTTATCCTCCACCTTACCCCTTTCGTTTCACGATCGAAAATTTCTGACTCCgtcataattaatcaatccTACTGTCATTGCCGAATCAATCGGGAAATTGCGtgcgaaatattaaattatgaaaaaaaaaaagagatgttTCAGTCTTGTGGAATGACTTTTGTAACGTAAATGTGACCATCAAACGTTATGTATCGCGTTAAAGTCGCTGTTTTACAGCGGTGCCTCATCATTTCTCGATACTGCGATCTTTATTGCGCTTGCAGATGCTCTCTTAAACCACGCGTAGCAGCTTTCCTCCTCAAATGGCGGACGGACGAACGTTTTTCTCCTACCTAACGCAGGCACATAATATACACAGGTGCCCGCAGGTCAGATTGATGTACACGCTGAGTCTCCCACGCGGACTATGCATACACGAATGAACGGTGGATACGCACTGCTGCTTGCCGCTCTACAGGGTGCCCCGAGTACAAGCGTTCGGATTCTAACAGATGATAAAGAAATTACATCGATAAAACAAACACAGCAACAACTTCATATCGACTTTTCACGCGcgtatttatcataaaatgaTACTTTTGTATAATCTatcatttctttcttatatcttCAGCCTAATCTATTCTTGTCggattaattttgttattatcgtaaatttaatatagtaatTCTCGCGCCCGTTTACCGTCAAAATTCCTTTTGAACATCCTTTGGAAACAAGAGCTTGCATCTCTAAAAACAACACTTTCACGTCGtgacatttatttgtaaaacaagggaaaaaattggtaaaaaaaatacttacgtcttgaaaaaagagataaaacgAATCAGGTAAATGACGAGGAAGTCGTACCCTTCATTTAAGTAGATAAGATAAAGTATACTTCGAGAACACATCCGGAACATAATGCGTGAGCGCGAGAATGGTGAATACCTTAAGTACTTTTTACGAGGACAATTTGCTGACGAAAACAAAGGAACACGCGCCTTCGTCACCTGTTCGAATCACTGCGCTTCTATCCGCGTCACCCTGTAGACCGCGTGGAAAGCTCtgacacgcacacacgcgcgcccGTTTGCTCGGTACGCACGCCATTGTCCCTGGCAGTCTGTAATTTACTAACTACGCATCTATTGTGCATCGCCACTCTGTTTGCTGCAACACCTTGCTCTGCCTTTCTCTACACCGCGTGGCCCTTCCTCCGCCCATTTGTCCCTTCTGAACCTATTCCAACCCGAGAGACAATGCTTCTAATGCGCTTCCTGCTTGTATCTCAAATTCCAAGTTCtacctccctttctctctttatttcttcgacgtaataatttcttttcgcaCATGACACTCTCTTGCGTGACAAACTCTAAATCTCAATACGGTTGCtgaaaaaaaggtaaaaggtAAATAACCCATCTTCTCTGAGAAGTTTCTCGTCTCttacaatgtataattatttctacaatTAACTTGCCTTCGATTTTTTATCATGTTGATTGATCTACTCACCTTGATAAAACGTTTGGCCTTGGTCAAAAGGCCCAACGTGGTGTGCCTCGAGGTCTCAGGCCCGAGTGGCACTAGCAGCTTCAGCTTCTCGAGACAAGTCCTGAGGTGGGCTCTCCtgcaacagaaaaaaaagcgcTATAGTGACCAACTGTAAcatcttttatcttttgcgtattaattattaaattatttttattaacattgacgctaattgtaatattaaactGCACTTTCGTCCTCTGTCATTCTTAGccagttattattaaaaatatcttacagAACGTAAGAATTATTATCTTAGGACGATGTCTTACTTATCGTGGAAAAGTGGCCCGAAAAGATATCTATTTTCGGACGCGCAGACACGCACAGTCACGAGGATACGTGGATACCGCATGTGCCGAACACGTGCCATTAGCGgcatttaattataagtttacGATCGCTTTATAGTCACCATCCTGGAGAATAGAGACCGCGACGACGGATAATGGAAGAACGAGACCGCGGAAATTTCGAATTAAGGTGGATTCACACAGAAACACATGAAAATAAAGTATCAAAACGAAAGAGGTAGATGAgaagaaatttagaaaatggACGATAAGGAAAACTCGTCGCTTTCGAAAGTAGATTGCAGAACATTCGATCTCCTTTTCCTTGCCATCGGATATCTTGTCGGGAAAGATTTTTCTTGTGATATGTGTGAAAAGAGCTTAACTAAAACCCATCCAGAAACAGGATGACGCGTTTACACGTACATTATACGAGAAACAATAAGCCCGCTCTGGCTTAATGACGTCATCAAACGGTATTATGCTCCGCGAGCTGCGGAGTGGACGTGTTTCAGTCGTAAATAGACGCGTTTCTGTCTACATGCCCTTACGTCTATATCTCCGTCTGTACTCGACATCTATACAGGATACGTCTGTCACGCCGATTGTGCTTTCATCACCATCTTTAGGGCATAATTTCCCTTCGATGAGAATATTAAGGTCAATCATCGATTAACGCTTTCAGATCAAAACGTTACATattcttgtaattaaaataaaaaattcaaagtaaAATCCTAAACAAAATTTCAGTAGTTTTTGTTTCATCTTGTACTTTCATTGGAAGAGCCCTCAAAATTCACGGGGGATTAAAATGTCACGAATAAATTTCTTCCTGTAAAGATCGTTCTCGAAGAGCACCGCATATGATTCCCGACATTCCCGATCGACAACATTTTTGCCGTGACAGACAAAGGACAACGAGGAGAAGAGAAGTTGAGAAGCGGTCCTTCAATCAATGGCAGCGTGTGACAGCGACATTATGAAATTCCTTTACCGGTGGGGGTTGCCCTGATGAATAAATACTTCGCGCGGAATTCTCGCGCGTCGGAGTCGTCGGGGTAGTTCGGCAAAGACGCGGTTACGGCAGACCCCCCTTCCCCCCGTGCGGATCCGGGAGTACGTACGCGGGAGATTGCCCTCAAAGGGAAAATGCCTTGGGATGCAACGAGCGGCAACAGTCGAATATTGGTCGATAATTCGCCTAGCGGAGTCGCCGAGCGCAAACCGAGCAATTCGTCCTTCTGCTCGCCCCCCGTTTTCTATTCCGCGATTTCGAGAGATATTGTCCCCCTCgtcttttaataaatcgagGATTTGAGACTGAAATTTAAGCAGTTTGCCCGATTTATTTCCCGCGAAATGGAACCAGCTGCGCTTGAGGCGGCTGCTTGTATAAAGCGCGAACAACGTTGCGTTGCGTAGCCAAGCCTGGCGGGAGCAATGGCCGGCCATGAGTTAGATCGCTTTAACAGCCGCCTGTAAACAGCCTCGTAACTTTACTTCTCCTCCCGCTCTGATATCTGCTCCCCCTCCCCTtcccttccctcccccttGCCATTGTCTATCCGTCCATCCCGCTACCCGCTGCATCACCACCCCCCTTGTTGCATATTCGTCTCTCGTCCTCCATCTTTCTTTATCCCTGTACTTTGTCtttactctttctctctctttctcgctttttcctttctattctatttttgTCTCCACCTTGCTCTAttacacaattaattattaatgctagaacttctctataattatatatgctaCCGTGTTGATTCAAATGACATTGTGTCTACCACTTATTGCGACATTGAATCGTGAatgcaacttttattttaagaattttgtataattgaCTAATCTCTTTATTAACCTAgcgttttcattaataatcTCTATTAATCTAACgtttttatcgttaaaaatcACACTGTTTTTTTATCTGTCGCGTAATTAtatgctaattaatttttaattctctaaTCTATAGCTCCCTTAATCGCCTATTTATTGCTCTTACAGGCAATTAATATTGAAGCCTAAATTAAGGATGATAACTTGTCACTTGTATTCTACTAAAAAGTATGTTCTGATTCCAAACAAAAGAGGATTATCGAAAAATAGTAAACGGTTCTGGATATgttgaaacaaaattaattaagtgcGAAATAGCAAAAGCGAATTTATTgctcgtaaaataaaattaaagagtaATCAAAAACACGCGAACAAAGCTGTATAGgcaaattacaaaaaacaatCAATGCCGTGCTCCATTATTCATTACCCATTACGTCAAGAGCGAATTAAAGCCAAATTTTCTCAACTCCAATTTCCGATAGACTTAAGTCTATAATTAACATCAATCGGTTAATTCCAATCggtcttttattaaataactatatTGATCGACGGAATTTTCTCCGactttctctcatttttagtaaaattagtATCCTTGATTAATCGGGCATTAAGCCCGAAGGAAAGGGCAGCCATTCAGGGAAATCGAGCTTTCGTTTGAGGGGAGGGATTCGGGGATAGTTTAGCAATTCATTAGGACGGACACTCGAGAGTCGAGACTTAGGCGAACTTGGACTTCCTTCAACTGGCGTTCGCTCTATAGAGAGGTCGGataaagagcgagagagaggagagcaGAGGCATTACTGCAAAATACCGTTTGTAGACACAAGCGAAATGGGTCTGGCTTAATTAAACTGTACGCAGCTTCCCAAAACGGGATTCCATTTAAAGTTGAGCTTTACCTCTGATCTCCACAAGCTCCTTTTCGCGGAAGGTCTTTTTTCGTCTCTCATCTTTGACCCTCAGTCAATCGCGCCAgggttataataatttcatggCAAACTCAACGTGAGGTAAATATTTGATGatttgaacaaaattaataaaattattatttctgacATACATTTTTGTAGCTCAATTTTTAATCGGTTACGTAAAAGTAGTAATAATCTCAGtcattttaaaaaagcatGAAGAATGTGTTAAGCAAAACAGATTATTgtatgtgaaatattttaattttagtttagtTTAGTTTAGTTTAGAAAATAAGATGTTACGCATCATAAAGTGACATaaatcttttacaaaaatacattttaaaacttcTACGAAACGTTtgtcatttttcaaaataaaatataaagaaaagtgtGAGAGATTCTGCTGTTTTATTAaccataatattattatacattacaaaaatatttcataatatatgttttaaaatgagattatatcACAAggtgagaaaaatattagcaTACAAAATTTCAGTGTGCGAAAGTCtcaatataaattgtatggGGCAGCCGGTATAGCTGAATATACGCGCTCACGTGGGTATTCACCGGCACGTGTAGATGCATACGGACAGCTGTGTAATGCTGGTTTCGCTTAATTAAGCTGTTTCTAGCTGTGTCGAAATCCTTAGTGAGCGACAAAGGCGAGTCCACAGTGTCCGCACGTGCCTTCATTAGGACCCCCCCAATTCGGAGTAGCAAGTCCTGAGACTAGCTTGATCGTGTGTCCAAGGGATTTAGAGGTAAATGCGTCTCCGCCTCGGTATTGGGAAACGTGCTTTATCCGTTTCCTGATatgtttcttcttcttaaaaaagaaaaaatccgAAACTGAAAATTTACGCGTGATTGTGCGGAACACTCTGATTCTGCTACATCGAGCTAACAACACTACGTCTATcgagcgagaaaaaaaatcgaagatCGACCAAAAAAATGGCGTACACTCAAACAGAAGCGCTGGCCGATTGccatcttatttttaaagtcGATGGCACAGAAGAGCGTTATTCTTCTGCTTCCCTTTCGCCCATTGCAGCCCCTCTTTCTCACTATATATCCGCGGTTTCAGATCACATCTCCCTCGGCAACTTGATCTTGACCTTTCGAACCCGCACGTGATTGCGCCAGCTATTTCTCCTCGtatctttctccctctcttacTTTCTGCCTCTCCCCCTTCTGTTTCTCTACATCTATTTGCTTCGCCACTTTGCTTTATATCTCCCTCGTCTCTGTGTAAAAGTTATGTCGCTCGGGACGtaatcgaaattaattttccgcCAGAGTTATCTTGCTGAAATGCCTATAACGGCATTTTTTGTGCTAGTATCTGTAAGATTTTCAAttcaatttcttatatattacatattcacGTCCCTTCTTCAAGCTTTCCGCTCCGGAAAACTtcgaatagaaaaaaaaaactcgagcATTGGCTGACGAGTCGTTTCGCTTTTTCCGAGGGCGAGGGGGTAAAACTTCGTCGATCGTAAAATTTGAAGTCTCCCAGGAagttctctcttctctcccttCGCCCTCGTCCTATCTCAATAAAACTTTCATCGCGCTTTAAAGTCTCGTTTAGGATCCATCGAACGGACAGCGAACCAGAAAACTTCCCGACGACGTTGTATTCCAAATATAGTTCAACCCTTTGGTCCTCATAATACGTTTCTTTCATTTCGAACGTCGGAGATGCGAGCAAGCGCGCAGTTAAAAAGCtgatatctttgaaaatgaTACATTTGAAAAGTAAGAATTTAACAACCCACAAGTGCGAGAAGGGTATATGTGCGTAGCGAGAAGTGTCCGAATTTTGAAACAAACGCTCATCCGCTTTATTCACATTCGTTGCGCAGTCACACGGTTTCTCGCCGATGATAAAATCGCGCGGTTATCACCGGGATCCTTCATGACTTATTCAACGCATGACTCGAGCGTAAAGCTTTTCCCGTCTCCCACCCCGCCGACTGTACCCTCGATCCGAAATCTTTCTCTTCTTAATACGGCATGGAATAAGTAGAGAT
This window harbors:
- the LOC139808435 gene encoding MAX dimerization protein; translated protein: MSIAALLQAAEYIERREREAEHGYASTMPIPDDMRTITKRPKTKKSQGSRTTHNELEKNRRAHLRTCLEKLKLLVPLGPETSRHTTLGLLTKAKRFIKSLEDRERKHNIHKEQLSREHRFLRRRLEQLTNQTGLHGLHALHGLHGLSTSAPTGSVAAAASAAMLSKRRSISECSLGTASTSSTGSSSNSDRSAGSPSISESDEVDVIGYTSNQSDTDDHSSVQSSSDSGVAMSTSRLTLSEMMDNL